The following nucleotide sequence is from Streptomyces xiamenensis.
CGTCACCCCCGGTGAGCCGGGAGCCGATGAACTGCTCACCATGTGCCGGTCTGACGAGTTCCTGGACCTCATGGACGTGATCAACGACGCGGGCGCCGACGGGGGCTATGGGCGCTGGGCCGAGAAGGGTGAGCCGACCACCCATGAAGGGGCCGAGGTCATTCCCATCGACGGGAATGACGGGGAGAGCTGGATCAGCGCCCTGGTGGCCACCGAGGGGGAGCCCTACATGCGCCATCTGCTGGTGGACTCGGGGCCCGAGGGTGTCATGGAACTGTGGATGAGCGACTTCGGCGTCCCCGTGGAGATCGAGGCGCCGTCGCCGGAACTCGTCTACGGGCCCGATGATCTGCTCTTCGACTTCTTCGGGGAACTGTACGTCTGACCGTCGCGTCTTCCCGCACGCAAGCAAACGGGGAAAAGACGGGGGAGTTGCACATGAGACGCGGTACGCGCACGACAGCCCTCGTGGCGGCGGCGCTGGCCGGAACGGTGGCGCTCACGGGGTGCGGATCCGACCGCGAACGGCCTTCCTTCATCGGCGAGGGGATCCCCACGGACGGTGGGGAGCAGGACGAGGAGGGCACCGGTGGGGACGGTGCCGAGGACAAACCGGCCGCCGGGGGCAACGGGGTCACCGATCTGCCGCCCCCGGAGATGGTCAGCCGCGCGATGGACGCGGTGACCGGGGCGGACTCACTGCGGCTGTCCGGAACCATCGAGGAGAGCCCCGGTCAGCTCATGGAGATCGACATGCTGATGGATGTCCGGGGGGACTGCGCCGGCACCGTCGCGGTCGCGGGCGAGGGCTCCTTCGAACTGCTCAAGCGCGGCAACGAGCTCTGGTACCAGCCGGACACGGAGTTCTGGCAGGCCGTCACCGGATCGGACATGACCGAGCTGTCGGGCATGTATCTCTATGGCACCACCGACAACCCGGACGCCGGGGCCATGGCGGAGATGTGCGACCTGGAGGGGTTCCTCGGCAACTTCGGTGACGTCAGTGGCATGACGTCCGACGAGGTCTCCGTGGGCGAGGAGAGCACGCACCTGAACGTTCCGGTGATCGCCCTGCACGAGGTGCCCAAGCCCGGCAGCTCCCGGGAGAGCACCCTGCTGATCGCCACCGAGGGCGAGCCCTACCTCATGCACATGGAGCAGACCGAGCGCGGCACCACCAACGCCATCTCCATGAGCGACTTCGATGTCCCGGTGGACTTCGACGAGCCGGCCGCCCATCTCGTCCTCGACCTGGAGGAACTGGCCAACGGCGGTGCCCCCGGCGGGTTCTGAGCCCGTCACGCACACCCGCACCGCCGGCTTACGGCAGGGGCGGGCCCGGCCGGTACGGCGACCGGTCGGCCCCACCCCGTACGTCACGGCTTGCTGACCGCCGCCAGGATCTCCGGCAGCCGGTCCGCCGCCCGCGGGGCCGCCCAGCGCAGTCCCGCCCAGGCCATCGCCAGGCCGTAACCGGCGCCCAGCGGCAGCACGATCCAGGCCCACCCGGCCGCCGAAACGTTCAGCCAGATGGTCAGCCCGATCAGCGGACCGCACAGCAGCGCACCCGCCACCATCCCGCCGATCACCCCGTACCAGACCATCGAGACCTGACCGGCCGCCACATTGCGCATCGCGTTGTCCTGCGGGATCGAGTACGGGAAGCGCACCGAGGCGACCGCCCCGCCGCCCAGCAGCACGCCCAGCAGCGCCAGCGCCAGCCCCATGGCGTCCGGCAGCCGCGCCCACTCGTCCAGCACCGCCGCCGACACCAGCACCACCACGCACGTGAACGGCACGCCGATCAGCGCGATCGCCAGCAGCCGCCCGCGCAACTCCAGGTAGGCGTCCCGCTTCGTGTGGATGGTCTGCGTGATCAGCCAGAAGGCGCCGTAGTCCATCCCGAACTGGTTGTACATCTGCAGTCCGAGCAGCGCCGCGCCCCAGCACGCGTGGTAGACGGTGGCGGAGCCCTGGGCCGCCCAGATGAACGGGAACATCACGCCCATGCCGACCGCGACCGCCCAGCTCATCTTGGCCTTCGGATCGCGCCAGGCGTAGCGCAGGGCACGCTCCATCACGACGCCGTCGCGGCCGGCGGGCAGCAGCCGGGTCAGCAGGCCGCCGCCTTCCCCCGCCGCGCGCCCCCGCCGTTCCTTGCCGCCCGTCTCGGGGGCCATGATCGTGGAGCCGTCCGGCGAGGTCATCAGCCGGGTCAGCGTCCGCTGCCACCACCACACCAGCAGCGACAGCGCCGCCACGGTGCCGGCCAGCGCGGCCACCGCCACGCCGTACGAGCCGGCCGAGGCCGCCCGTACCGCCTCGATCGCGGTGGCCGGGGGAAGCCAGCGCAGGATGTCGGCCATGGTGTGCAGCGGCGCCGAGCCGCCGTCCCCGGCGACCTTCTGCACCAGCAGGTTGATGCCCTGGACGCCCAGCGCGATCACGACACCGGACAGGATCGCCAGGTCGCGGCCCTTGCGGCTGGTCAGCAGGCGGGCGTTGGCGGTGGCGATGGCGCGCGAGGCGACGGTGCAGGTGAGCAGGATCAGGGCGATCGCGCACACCGCCAGCGCGTAGCCGCCCGCGCCCCGCGCCGTGCCGAGCGCGGCGCCCGCCACCAGCATGACGGTGAAGACCGGGCCGACTCCCACCACCGAGGCGGCCAGCTGCGCCGTCATCAGGGAACGCGGGCTCAACGGCAGCATGACCAGCCGGCCCGGGTCCAGCGTCTCGTCGCTCGCGCCCAGGAACAGCGGCATGAACGCCCAGGTCAGCGCAGTGATCGCGACGACGACGGTGCTCAGGGCCGCGATGTGGGCGTTGCCGCTCAGCGCCAGCAGTCCGAGCATGCCGAGCCCGCCGAACAGGGCGGCGGTGATGGCGGTGGAGATGAATCCGGCCTTGCGCCCGGTCGTCTGCCGCAGTCCGTTGCGGATCAGGGAGAGCTTGAGTCGGACGAAGGTGGCGGTGATGACGGCGGTGTCGGCGTACGTGCCGCGCGGTGCCGCCGCGGCCCCGGCGGGGCCTGCGGTCACCGGGTCGCTCCCGCCGCCGGCGCCGTTCCCGTTCGCCGGTGCCGGCCCCGGTTCGGTGAGAGTGCTCATCGCGCCCGGTCTCCGCCCAGCCAGTCGAGCCGGTCGTCCGCGCCGCCCCCGGCCCGGGCTCCCACCAGCTCCAGGAACGCGCTCTGCAGCGAGTCCGCCTCGCCCCGTACCTCGGCCAGCGGGCCGTGCGCCCGGATCCTTCCGGTGGCCAGGACCGCGACCCAGTCGCACAGCGACTCCACCAGCTCCATCACATGGCTGGAGAAGACAACGGTGGCGCCCGAGGCGGTGTAGCGCTCCAGCACCCCGCGGATGATCTGCGCCGACACCGGGTCCACGCCCTCGAACGGCTCGTCCAGGAACAGCACCTCGGGGTTGTGCAGCAGCGCCGCCGCGAGCCCGATCTTCTTCCGCATGCCGGTGGAGTAGTCGACGATCAGCTTGTTCTGCGCGCCGGCCAGGTCCAGGACGTCCAGCAGCTGGTCGGCGCGCCGCTCCACCTCGGCGGCCGGGATCCCCCGCAGCCGGCCCAGGTAGCTGAGCAGTTCGCGCCCGGTCAGCCGCTCGAAGAGCCGCAGCCCTTCGGGCAGGACGCCGATCCTGGACTTCACGTCCACCGGGTCCCGCCACACATCACGCCCGACGATCTCCACGGTGCCCGCGTCGGGCCGCAGCAGGCCGGTGATCATGGACAAGGTGGTGGTCTTGCCCGCTCCGTTCGGCCCGACCAGGCCGATGAACCGCCCCGCGGGCAGGTCGAGATCTATTCCCGAGACCGCGACCTGTTCCCCGAAGGTCTTCCACAGCCCCCGTACCCGTACCGCGGCGGCCGGAGCGGCCGCCGCATTCCCCGTATCTGTCATGAACCCACCCTAAGGGGCGGGAAAGAACCCGCCCCTCTGCCCGGACCTCGTCCGGATGGTGCCCCCGGGTGCCGTGGATCAGCGGCGGAACCGGCTCTCCTGCCCGCAGGCGTACGCGAGCTGCGGCATGAGTTCGTCCGCGTCCGGCAGCCAGCGGTTGGCGTCGGTGGGCCGGCGCACCCACTGCACCGAGCCGCGCACGCCGATGCGGGTCGGCGGTGCCGGCACGTACTCGCCCTCGCCGCGCGCGATCAGGTCGATCGCCTCGGGCGACCAGCCGTGCTGCCGTACCAGGGCCGGCACCTTGGCGGCGTTGCCGGCGAGCACGAAGAAGTACATCCGGCCCAGCGGCGTACTGGCGACCGGGCCCAGGTTGGTGCCCATCCGCTCCATGCGGGCCAGCGCCAGGCAGCCTGCGGTCTCGGACACCTCGATGATGTCGAAGGTGCGGCCGGTGGGCAGCAGGACGCAGGCGCGCGGCTCCTTCGCCCACATGCGGCGGGCGGAGGTGGCGCTGCCGGTGGCGTGGCCCACCCAGTTGGTCCGGGTGGCGTGGGCACCCGGCGCATCACAGGCGGGGAGGGCGCACGAGCAGCGCGTCACACCGTCCGCGTATTCGAGCCAGGTGCCCGGCAGCACGTCCCAGTGCCGCTCGTCCGCGTACCGGACGGCATGGTCGACCATCCCGCCGTCGCGCGGCTGCGGAACGCCAGGTGCTGAAGTAACGCTGATCTTTTCTTCCACGTTGATCACAACTACCTTCTCCACGGGGGGTAACGGGCTCCCCGTGTCCGGGTAGCGACCCTGGGTGATGACGATGCCCGCCCGGAGTCCGCCCGGGGGGACCCGGGCATGTGGGGCGCATCGGAGCATCAGTGGGGGCGTACGGGATGGACCCGGCGGGGGCCGGGCATTGATCTTCCCTGGTGCAGGGTGCAGGCCAGCGAGGGAGCCACGTCATGACTGCCAGAACAGTGTCCCCCGGACTGACCCCAGGGTTGCCCCATTCACGGCAGCCGAACGAGCGTCTGCTGTCGCTGATCCGCGAAGCGGGCTGCTCGAACGCGGGGTTGGCACGGCGGGTGAATGTGTGTGCCGCCGAGCGCGGCCTCGATTTCCGTTACGACAAGACCTCGGTGGCGCGCTGGATCAGAGGCCAGCAGCCGCGCGGCCGGGCCCCCGACATCATCGCGGAGGCGATCGGCCGCAAGCTGGGGCGGACGGTGACGGTCGACGAGATCGGCATGGGCACCGCGCGCCAGCTGGCGTCCGCCGTCGGGCTGCACTTCGCCACCGGGCTCGCCGAAGGCGTGGAGCAGGCGGCGGAGTTGTGGCGTTCGGACGTGGCGCGCCGGGAGAGCGTGGGTGCCGGGGGCCCGGGGGGCGCGTACGGTGCGGGCAGCGCGCATGTGGCGCCCGCCGCGCTGGTGGAGCCGAGCCGGGACTGGCTGATCACCCCGGCGGACCCGGAGGTGGCGCGGGCCAGCGGCCCGCGCGTGGGTTCCTCGGACGTGGCGGCGGTGACGGCGACGACGGCCGCGCTGGTGGACCTGGACCGCCGCTGGGGGGCCGGGCATGTGCGCCCCGTGGTGGTGCACTACCTGAACAGCGTGGTGTCCGGGCTGCTGGCCGGTTCCTACCGGGAGTCGGTGGGGCGCCAGTTGTTCGGTGCGGCGGCCCGGCTGACGGAGCTGGCCGGGTACATGGCGGTGGACAGCGGGCTGCCGGGCCTGGCCCAGCGGTACTACATCCAGGCGCTGCGGCTGTCGCAGGCGGCCGGGGACCGGGGCTTCGGCGGGTACGTCCTGGCGGCCGGGATGAGTCATCTGGCGGCCGAACTGGGCAATCCGCGTGAGGTGATCCAGCTGGCGCGGGCGGCGCAGGAAGGCACCCGGGGGCGGTGCGGGCCGCGGGCGGAGGCGATGTTCCTGGCGGCGGAGGCGCGCGGGCACGCGCAGTTGGGCGACGCGGCGAGCTGTCACCGGGCGGCCGGTCTCGCGGAGGGGGCGCTGGAGCGGGCCGGGTCCTCGGGCGGCGTGGACCCGGAGTGGATCCGGCACTTCGACGAGGCCTATCTGGCGGACGAACTGGCTCACTGCCACCGGGATCTGGGGCAGGGCGGACGGTTGCGGGAGCGGGCCACACAGGCGCTGGCGGCCCACCCGGAGAGCCGGGCGAGGCGACGGGCGATCGGGCTGGTGCTGCTGGCGACGGGGCACCTTCAGGAGGGCGAGCTGGAGGCGGCCTGCGCGACGGCGGACCAGGCGGTGACGACGCTGTCCTCGCTGCGTTCGGGCCGGGGCGCGACGTACTTCGAGGACTTCCGCACCCGACTGGATCCCCATCAGCACGATCCCAAGGTCCGTGACTTCACCCTGCGCTGGGATCTGGCCGGGTAGCCGCGCGTTCCCGGTGCGGCTCGCAGGACGGCCCGTTCGCCGGGGGGGAGGAAGGGGAGCGGTGACCCGGCGCGCTCGCACGGCCGCCGGCGCCGCTCCGGCCGGCTTCCGCGACCGCCCCTTCCCGGCCTCCGTCCCCCGCCTGATCGTCGACGACCACGGCGGCGAGTCCGGCCGAGCGAGCCGGAGCCGTACCGCTTCTGACCCGGAACAGCCCCGTCCCGCCCCGGCGCCGCGTGGTTCCGTGGGGTACATCACCCCCCGGGTTTCTCAATCCGAGCGGTGCGGGGGCGGGATCGTGGTGAGGGGCGCCGCGGAACCGGTAGCGTGACCGGCGATCGGCGTTCAGCGAACAGGAGTTCCTTGGTGACCAGCCGCAACGGTCGGGACGATGAAGCCCGCGAGGGCGTGGTGCTGCCCTCGCATCGCGGGCCGTGGGACGACCCGGGTGCGGAGACCGTGACGGCGCCGACCGTGGGGCAGCCCTGGGGACAGCCGTGGGGCCCCGACCAGCGCAACCCGGTGACGGCGCAGCCCGCCCACCCGCCGGAGCAGGCCCCGTACCAGCCGCAGCCCGGACACCAGGCGCACCCGTCCCAGCAGCCGTACGAGCCGCACCAGCAGTACCCGTCGCAGCCACCCCGGCAGCAGCCGGGCGCCGGGCGGCACGCGCTGCCGCAGCAGGCCACGCCGCCGATGCCCAGCACCCCGCCGGCCGGTCCGGACGAGGCGGCCACCCAGATGATCCCGCCGATCACCGGGGGCACCTCCCGGCCGGAGGCTGGGGGAGACTACCACCCGGCCACCCAGCTCGTGCCGCAGATCACCGGGGACACCCCGCCGCCCCCGCAGCACCACGAGGCGGCCACCCAGCTCATCCAGCCGATCACCGACGCGGACCCGCACGGCGCCGCCACCCAGCTCATACCCCCGGTGGTGGCCGACACCTCGACGGCCAAGCTGCGTCAGCTGCCCGCGCCGGGCGGCGCGGTGGACTCGGAGGGCGCCACCCAGCTCATCCCGCCGATCAAGGACGTGGAGTCCACGACCCGGCTGCGCGCGGTGACCAGGCCCGCCGGAGGGGGCGGGCGGCACGGCCGCCCGGCCGGCCACGCGGCCCCGCCGGCCGGACCGGCGTCCTCCTCCGGCATCGAGGCCACCCAGATGATGCCGCCGATCACCGACGCCGGCCCTCCGCCGGCCCCGCACGGCAGAAGGGCGGCGCCCGCGGGACCGGCGGGGCCTCCCCACGGAGGCCGGGCCGCCGCGCGGCGGGCCGCCGGACCGGCACCCTCGGCACGCAACTCTCCCGCCCTGCTGATCGCGGCCGTGGTCATCGGCTGCGCGATCGTGGGCCTGGCCGCCGGCGCGCTGCTCGGCGGCGGTGAGGGCTCCGGGGACGACGGCCCCGGCAGCACGGAGCAGGACGGCATCCTCAACGGCGGCCCCGAGGCCGAGGGCACCCGTGAGGACGGCGCCGGGGCGCCCGAGGACGAGCACGCGCTGGCCCAGGCCCAGGCGCAGGCGCTGTCCGACCTCCTGGAGGACAGCAGCGGAAGCCGCGAGTCGGTCATCGCCGCCGTGGACCACATCAAGACGTGCGACCGGCTCGGCGAGGCGGCCGAGGACCTGCGGGCCGCGGGCGAGGAGCGCAACGGCCTGGTCACCCGGCTCGACGAACTGGCGCTCGACCGGCTGCCCGACCACCAGTCGCTCTCGGACGCGCTGCGCGAGGCGTGGCAGGCGTCCGCCGCCGCCGACTATTCGTACGCCGCGTGGGCCGAGGAGCTGAAGGACAACCGCAAGGCGTGCCGGGGCGGGTCGCCGCGGCACACCGACAACGCCTCGCAGGCCGAGCAGTCCAGCGGCCAGGCCACCTCCGCCAAGGAGCGGGCGGCCACGCTGTGGAACCCCGTGGCCGGCCAGTACGGGCTGCCCACCCGGGACGCGAGCCAGCTCTGACCCGGTCGGCGGGAGCGGGCGCGAGCCGCCGGGGGAGCGGGAGCCGTACGGTCCCCCGGACCGCACGCCGAGCCCACAAACATACGATCTCTCCTGTGTCAGATTCGGAAACCCCTTCCCGTCGCCCCCGTCGTTCCCCCACCATGGGCGGCATGCCGCTCAACGACATGCCCTGGTGGCGTTGGCGCGCCAATGTGCGCTCGGCGCTGCATATGCTCTCGGACCCCGCCTTCCACCAGGAGTGCTGGCTGCCCGGCCTCCCCGGCTACGGCGACGTCACCGACGCCGTCTACCGGCTGGTCGAGGACACCTGGCTGGACAACTGGTCGGCGGAGAAGTACATCGGCACCGTCTTCCGGGACACCCAGGAGGCCGCGCTGGTGGATGTGGCGGTGCTGCGCGTGCTGCGCATCATGCACCAGGTCGGCGCCGACGCCCCGGTGGC
It contains:
- a CDS encoding transporter, translating into MSTLTEPGPAPANGNGAGGGSDPVTAGPAGAAAAPRGTYADTAVITATFVRLKLSLIRNGLRQTTGRKAGFISTAITAALFGGLGMLGLLALSGNAHIAALSTVVVAITALTWAFMPLFLGASDETLDPGRLVMLPLSPRSLMTAQLAASVVGVGPVFTVMLVAGAALGTARGAGGYALAVCAIALILLTCTVASRAIATANARLLTSRKGRDLAILSGVVIALGVQGINLLVQKVAGDGGSAPLHTMADILRWLPPATAIEAVRAASAGSYGVAVAALAGTVAALSLLVWWWQRTLTRLMTSPDGSTIMAPETGGKERRGRAAGEGGGLLTRLLPAGRDGVVMERALRYAWRDPKAKMSWAVAVGMGVMFPFIWAAQGSATVYHACWGAALLGLQMYNQFGMDYGAFWLITQTIHTKRDAYLELRGRLLAIALIGVPFTCVVVLVSAAVLDEWARLPDAMGLALALLGVLLGGGAVASVRFPYSIPQDNAMRNVAAGQVSMVWYGVIGGMVAGALLCGPLIGLTIWLNVSAAGWAWIVLPLGAGYGLAMAWAGLRWAAPRAADRLPEILAAVSKP
- a CDS encoding ABC transporter ATP-binding protein, translated to MTDTGNAAAAPAAAVRVRGLWKTFGEQVAVSGIDLDLPAGRFIGLVGPNGAGKTTTLSMITGLLRPDAGTVEIVGRDVWRDPVDVKSRIGVLPEGLRLFERLTGRELLSYLGRLRGIPAAEVERRADQLLDVLDLAGAQNKLIVDYSTGMRKKIGLAAALLHNPEVLFLDEPFEGVDPVSAQIIRGVLERYTASGATVVFSSHVMELVESLCDWVAVLATGRIRAHGPLAEVRGEADSLQSAFLELVGARAGGGADDRLDWLGGDRAR
- a CDS encoding bifunctional DNA primase/polymerase, with protein sequence MINVEEKISVTSAPGVPQPRDGGMVDHAVRYADERHWDVLPGTWLEYADGVTRCSCALPACDAPGAHATRTNWVGHATGSATSARRMWAKEPRACVLLPTGRTFDIIEVSETAGCLALARMERMGTNLGPVASTPLGRMYFFVLAGNAAKVPALVRQHGWSPEAIDLIARGEGEYVPAPPTRIGVRGSVQWVRRPTDANRWLPDADELMPQLAYACGQESRFRR
- a CDS encoding transcriptional regulator; this translates as MTARTVSPGLTPGLPHSRQPNERLLSLIREAGCSNAGLARRVNVCAAERGLDFRYDKTSVARWIRGQQPRGRAPDIIAEAIGRKLGRTVTVDEIGMGTARQLASAVGLHFATGLAEGVEQAAELWRSDVARRESVGAGGPGGAYGAGSAHVAPAALVEPSRDWLITPADPEVARASGPRVGSSDVAAVTATTAALVDLDRRWGAGHVRPVVVHYLNSVVSGLLAGSYRESVGRQLFGAAARLTELAGYMAVDSGLPGLAQRYYIQALRLSQAAGDRGFGGYVLAAGMSHLAAELGNPREVIQLARAAQEGTRGRCGPRAEAMFLAAEARGHAQLGDAASCHRAAGLAEGALERAGSSGGVDPEWIRHFDEAYLADELAHCHRDLGQGGRLRERATQALAAHPESRARRRAIGLVLLATGHLQEGELEAACATADQAVTTLSSLRSGRGATYFEDFRTRLDPHQHDPKVRDFTLRWDLAG
- a CDS encoding SCO4402 family protein, which codes for MGGMPLNDMPWWRWRANVRSALHMLSDPAFHQECWLPGLPGYGDVTDAVYRLVEDTWLDNWSAEKYIGTVFRDTQEAALVDVAVLRVLRIMHQVGADAPVAAYLQHHGWPEAVRAAREAHVRLATADGDNPDVRPTSLDELTATVAAV